A region from the Salicibibacter cibarius genome encodes:
- a CDS encoding transposase, translating to MGPKLGCPPKQESKVQKQIEKQDAAERNAIEGKFGEGKRTYGLGLIQAYLRNHQ from the coding sequence ATGGGTCCCAAGCTGGGATGCCCTCCCAAACAAGAATCCAAAGTGCAAAAGCAGATCGAGAAACAGGATGCCGCAGAACGAAATGCCATTGAAGGGAAATTCGGCGAAGGCAAGCGCACCTATGGCCTCGGTCTTATTCAAGCATACCTTCGAAACCACCAGTGA
- a CDS encoding acyl-CoA dehydrogenase family protein, producing MNVTMKNQEIFDRVLDEVRSRRDEFETKRHVPKDMVEQLKEVGVYRAHAPSSFGGDSLSPMEFLKLIESISEADGSTGWVASFGSAAFYIACLPQESLEIVYANGPDVSFAGGFFPVQPAERVEGGWRVSGQWKFASGCVGADILGVGIGTTEDGKPLVAVLRPEDVEIVDNWEVIGMRGTGSHDLRVKDVFVPDNWTFVRGGVPSVEEPVYQYPSIAYAAQVLAVVNLGIARAAIDEITKMAGASSITGAPKMAERAYLRISLAKAEASLRSARAFFYETTESAWESILKGDGVSADQTSDLRLAATQAAREGAQVVQSTYMLAGTKAIYDGHPLQRYLRDAMVVTQHAFLNESMYDGAGSISLGVPPMRGYI from the coding sequence ATGAATGTCACAATGAAAAATCAGGAAATATTTGATCGAGTGTTAGATGAAGTCCGCTCCCGACGGGACGAATTTGAAACAAAGCGGCACGTTCCCAAGGACATGGTGGAACAACTCAAAGAAGTTGGTGTCTATCGAGCTCACGCACCAAGCTCTTTTGGTGGAGATTCTCTTTCACCAATGGAGTTTCTCAAGCTAATTGAGTCTATATCAGAGGCTGACGGCTCCACCGGCTGGGTAGCAAGTTTCGGCTCTGCGGCGTTTTACATTGCATGTCTACCGCAAGAGAGTCTCGAAATAGTTTACGCGAATGGACCGGACGTTTCCTTCGCAGGCGGTTTCTTCCCAGTTCAACCCGCAGAGAGGGTCGAAGGTGGCTGGCGTGTGAGTGGTCAGTGGAAATTCGCAAGTGGCTGTGTTGGTGCTGATATTCTCGGCGTCGGTATCGGCACTACAGAAGATGGTAAACCGCTTGTTGCTGTCCTTAGACCTGAGGACGTAGAAATAGTGGACAACTGGGAAGTAATTGGGATGCGCGGAACGGGTAGTCATGACCTACGGGTGAAAGACGTCTTCGTCCCTGATAATTGGACCTTTGTCCGTGGTGGAGTTCCTTCTGTTGAAGAACCAGTCTACCAGTATCCATCCATCGCTTATGCAGCACAGGTACTGGCCGTAGTCAACCTTGGTATTGCACGTGCTGCTATTGATGAGATAACTAAGATGGCAGGTGCCAGTTCTATCACTGGGGCACCGAAGATGGCGGAACGTGCTTATTTACGAATCTCCTTAGCAAAAGCCGAAGCATCACTACGGTCGGCACGAGCTTTCTTTTATGAGACGACTGAGTCAGCATGGGAGTCTATTCTAAAAGGTGATGGTGTATCCGCAGATCAAACAAGTGACCTTCGTCTAGCAGCTACCCAAGCTGCCCGTGAAGGGGCGCAGGTCGTTCAGTCAACCTATATGCTTGCTGGAACCAAGGCAATCTACGACGGACACCCGCTGCAACGCTATCTGCGCGATGCGATGGTCGTGACTCAGCATGCATTTCTCAATGAAAGCATGTACGACGGAGCCGGATCGATATCCCTAGGTGTGCCACCAATGCGCGGTTATATTTGA